One Microbacterium sp. zg-B96 genomic region harbors:
- a CDS encoding DUF3107 domain-containing protein gives MEIRIGIVNTGRELGFETNEPAEAVKTSVAQALDSGATHVTFMDIKGNSYIVPTAVLAYIEVGTEESRRIGFVG, from the coding sequence GTGGAGATCCGCATCGGCATCGTCAACACCGGCCGCGAGCTCGGCTTCGAGACCAACGAGCCGGCAGAGGCCGTCAAGACCAGCGTCGCGCAGGCACTGGATTCCGGCGCCACTCACGTGACGTTCATGGACATCAAGGGCAACTCCTACATCGTGCCCACTGCGGTCCTGGCGTACATCGAGGTCGGCACCGAAGAGTCCCGCCGCATCGGCTTCGTCGGCTGA
- a CDS encoding SHOCT domain-containing protein gives MRFFDVVEYQGFWGSFWDLVWWFLWAFVFFAYLMALFSIIGDLFRDHKLSGWWKAVWIFFLIFFPIITALIYLVARGGGMAERSAQAAQSYREQQDAYIKTVAGSGSSPSEEIAKAKRLLDDGTITPSEYEALKSKALAGG, from the coding sequence GTGCGATTCTTCGACGTGGTGGAATACCAGGGTTTCTGGGGTTCGTTCTGGGACCTGGTGTGGTGGTTCCTGTGGGCGTTCGTGTTCTTCGCCTACCTCATGGCGCTGTTCTCGATCATCGGAGACCTGTTCCGTGACCACAAGCTCAGCGGCTGGTGGAAAGCGGTGTGGATCTTCTTCCTCATCTTCTTCCCGATCATCACCGCGCTGATCTACCTGGTCGCCCGCGGTGGCGGCATGGCCGAGCGCAGCGCGCAGGCCGCGCAGAGCTACCGCGAGCAGCAGGATGCCTACATCAAGACCGTCGCCGGCAGCGGCTCCAGCCCGAGCGAGGAGATCGCCAAGGCCAAGCGGCTGCTGGACGACGGCACGATCACCCCGTCCGAGTACGAGGCGCTGAAATCCAAAGCGCTCGCGGGCGGCTGA
- a CDS encoding DEAD/DEAH box helicase → MTTFAELGVDQDIVDVLASKGIVDAFPIQEQTIPLGLPGQDIIGQAKTGTGKTFGFGIPVVQRLGLNPEPGVKALIVVPTRELCVQVYEDIDMLTSGRATSVVAIYGGKAYEGQIDQLKAGAQIVVGTPGRLIDLNNQRLLDLSHATEVVLDEADKMLDLGFLPDIEKIFSKVPAVRHTQLFSATMPGPIVAMARRFMSNPIHIRATDPDEGLTQANIKHVVYRAHSLDKDEIIARILQAEGRGKSVIFTRTKRAAQKLADELSDRGFNTASVHGDMSQEARERSMAAFKAGKKDVLIATDVAARGIDVDDVTHVINHTIPDDEKTYLHRAGRTGRAGKTGIAVTFVDWDDLHKWALINRALEFGQPEPTETYSSSPHLFSDMDIPAGTKGRIVTAPRTQTVKTQESAPAADGSASRNRRRHRAGEAATATPDTAETAHTADGGGTHDGGGKEHHDGKTAPRRRRRRRGSGTGAPTAS, encoded by the coding sequence GTGACGACTTTCGCCGAACTCGGCGTCGACCAGGACATCGTCGATGTCCTCGCCAGCAAGGGCATCGTGGACGCCTTCCCGATCCAGGAGCAGACGATTCCGCTGGGCCTTCCCGGCCAGGACATCATCGGCCAGGCCAAGACCGGAACGGGCAAGACCTTCGGCTTCGGCATCCCCGTCGTGCAGCGTCTGGGGCTCAACCCGGAGCCGGGCGTCAAAGCGCTCATCGTCGTTCCCACCCGTGAGCTGTGCGTGCAGGTCTACGAAGACATCGACATGCTGACGTCCGGCCGCGCCACCAGCGTCGTCGCGATCTACGGCGGCAAGGCCTACGAAGGCCAGATCGACCAGCTCAAGGCCGGCGCGCAGATCGTCGTGGGTACCCCCGGGCGCCTGATCGACCTGAACAACCAGCGTCTGCTGGATCTGTCGCACGCGACCGAGGTCGTCCTCGACGAGGCCGACAAGATGCTGGACCTGGGGTTCCTCCCCGACATCGAGAAGATCTTCTCGAAGGTGCCCGCCGTGCGGCACACGCAGCTGTTCTCGGCCACCATGCCGGGCCCGATCGTCGCGATGGCGCGCCGGTTCATGTCCAACCCGATCCACATCCGCGCGACCGACCCCGACGAGGGGCTCACACAGGCCAACATCAAGCACGTCGTCTACCGCGCGCACTCGCTGGACAAGGACGAGATCATCGCCCGCATCCTGCAGGCCGAGGGCCGCGGCAAGAGCGTCATCTTCACGCGCACCAAGCGCGCCGCGCAGAAGCTGGCCGATGAGCTGAGCGACCGCGGATTCAACACCGCGTCCGTGCACGGCGACATGAGCCAGGAGGCGCGCGAGCGCTCGATGGCCGCGTTCAAGGCGGGCAAGAAGGACGTCCTGATCGCCACCGACGTCGCCGCACGCGGTATCGACGTCGACGATGTCACCCACGTGATCAACCACACCATCCCCGACGACGAGAAGACCTACCTGCACCGCGCCGGCCGCACCGGCCGCGCCGGCAAGACCGGCATCGCGGTGACCTTCGTCGACTGGGACGACCTGCACAAATGGGCGCTCATCAACCGTGCGCTCGAGTTCGGCCAGCCCGAGCCGACCGAGACGTACTCGTCGAGCCCCCACCTGTTCAGCGATATGGACATCCCCGCCGGCACCAAGGGTCGCATCGTGACCGCGCCTCGTACGCAGACGGTCAAGACGCAGGAGTCCGCGCCCGCCGCCGACGGCAGCGCCAGCCGCAACCGTCGTCGTCACCGCGCCGGCGAAGCTGCGACGGCTACGCCCGACACCGCCGAGACGGCCCACACCGCCGATGGCGGCGGGACGCACGACGGTGGCGGCAAAGAGCACCACGACGGCAAGACCGCGCCCCGCCGGCGTCGTCGTCGTCGCGGCTCGGGCACCGGCGCACCGACTGCTTCCTGA
- a CDS encoding ATP-dependent DNA helicase, giving the protein MTTLISAHAIAAALGQFPPTAEQAAVIESPLQPGLVVAGAGSGKTETMAGRVVWLVANGLVRRDQVLGLTFTRKAAGELAERIHKRLQRLAEFERRGLLPHLSALHAEGRLDPCATADTDAARRVVLANLVGYTGAEPAAGDDEALLHRPTVATYNSFADSIVREHAVRIGRDGEAAVLSDSAAWLLMRRVVLASDDPRLEERGESVRTLIDAALRIARDSVDNLVSLDQLAAFPERFADVLERPSENKRTVVYADIARAAEKVGALALLTDLAREYARQKLRLGVIDFSDQVAGALEVVQSHESVAAELRDRYRVVLLDEYQDTSVVQTDLLATLFRGTGVMAVGDPHQSIYGWRGASAGNLGDFARAFAPDGVSGRFALRTSWRNSHRVLTAANAVLAPLASSAPVPVDELLARPGATLGDVKIAFDDDLDAETDRVAAWFEQVRAARAAAGESTTGAILFRSKKHMVRYGDALARRGIPHRILGLGGLLSTPEVVDVVSALRVIADPSAGSALIRLLSGPRWAIGLADLRALAQLARRIVRHDHALKPLAPEVAERMRGSAGEDQGSLIDALDFVLRHPADHGWLAEFTPAARERLREAGAVFAGLRRAARLPIPELVRLIELELRLDVELAANEARGPARIASEQLRAFVDELHGFLAADETGSLTSLLAWLDHAEKLDEFAPRTEPPEDDVVQLLTIHGSKGLEWDAVAVVRLVKDELPSAAKDTKGWLAFGVLPYEFRGDAPWLPRLQWGREDAPTQQALKLALEDFIAAQRARQLEEDRRLAYVAVTRARDHLLLTGSSWSGTRSARDPSVFLVEMADALGIEPPAPVTDENPYLGERRLLTWPIDPLGSRAEVVRTAAATVAAAREADRPAAHPELELLLAERAARAADRVRSAPTRIPASRYKDFVADFAGTVAAIARPLPERPFRQTRLGTLFHAWVEHRSGLVGAGSSADDALWESDDESADGSAPLSGDDAAAMAALKEAFAATEWAPLRPIAVETEIDFTMTGPDGRDHVIICKLDAVYRRGERIEIVDWKTGRPPGSAAEREQRMVQLELYRRAYHEKHGVPMGLIDVALVYVGAGVVLRG; this is encoded by the coding sequence GTGACCACGCTCATCTCCGCGCACGCCATCGCCGCCGCCCTCGGTCAATTCCCGCCGACGGCCGAGCAGGCCGCCGTCATCGAGTCGCCGCTGCAGCCGGGACTCGTCGTCGCCGGCGCCGGCAGCGGCAAGACCGAGACGATGGCGGGGCGCGTGGTGTGGCTGGTGGCCAACGGCCTCGTCCGCCGCGACCAGGTGCTGGGGCTCACCTTCACCCGCAAGGCAGCGGGGGAGCTGGCCGAACGCATCCACAAGCGCCTGCAGCGCCTGGCGGAGTTCGAGCGGCGGGGCCTGCTGCCCCACCTGTCGGCGCTGCACGCCGAGGGGCGGCTGGACCCGTGCGCCACGGCGGACACGGATGCCGCACGCCGGGTAGTGCTGGCCAATCTCGTCGGCTACACCGGCGCGGAACCCGCCGCCGGAGACGACGAGGCGCTGCTGCACCGGCCCACCGTGGCGACCTACAACAGCTTCGCCGACAGCATCGTGCGCGAGCACGCGGTGCGCATCGGCCGCGACGGCGAGGCGGCGGTGCTCAGCGACTCCGCGGCGTGGCTGCTGATGCGTCGCGTCGTGCTGGCCTCGGACGACCCGCGACTGGAGGAGCGGGGCGAGTCGGTGCGCACCCTCATCGACGCGGCCCTGCGCATCGCGCGCGACAGCGTCGACAACCTGGTGTCGCTGGACCAGCTGGCCGCCTTCCCGGAGCGCTTCGCCGACGTGCTGGAGCGGCCGTCGGAGAACAAGCGCACCGTCGTCTACGCCGACATCGCCCGCGCCGCCGAGAAGGTGGGCGCGCTGGCGCTGCTGACCGATCTCGCGCGGGAGTACGCGCGGCAGAAGCTGCGCCTGGGGGTCATCGACTTCTCAGACCAGGTCGCCGGCGCGCTGGAGGTCGTGCAGAGCCATGAATCGGTCGCCGCGGAGCTGCGCGACCGGTACCGGGTCGTGCTGCTGGACGAGTACCAGGACACCTCCGTCGTGCAGACCGACCTGCTCGCGACGCTCTTCCGTGGCACCGGGGTGATGGCCGTCGGCGACCCCCACCAGTCCATCTACGGCTGGCGCGGCGCCAGCGCCGGCAACCTCGGCGACTTCGCCCGCGCGTTCGCCCCCGACGGCGTCAGCGGACGGTTCGCGCTGCGCACCAGCTGGCGCAACAGCCACCGGGTGCTCACGGCGGCCAATGCCGTGCTCGCCCCGCTCGCCTCGAGCGCACCGGTGCCGGTGGACGAACTGCTCGCCCGACCCGGTGCGACCCTCGGCGACGTGAAGATCGCGTTCGATGACGATCTGGATGCCGAGACCGATCGGGTGGCCGCCTGGTTCGAACAGGTACGAGCCGCTCGTGCCGCGGCGGGGGAGTCCACCACCGGCGCGATCCTGTTCCGCAGCAAGAAGCACATGGTGCGCTACGGCGATGCGCTGGCCAGACGCGGCATCCCGCATCGCATCCTGGGCCTGGGCGGATTGCTCTCCACGCCCGAGGTGGTCGATGTCGTCTCGGCGCTGCGTGTCATCGCCGACCCGTCGGCCGGCTCGGCGCTGATCCGGCTGCTGTCGGGGCCCCGCTGGGCGATCGGACTGGCCGACCTTCGGGCCCTCGCCCAGCTGGCGCGCCGCATCGTGCGCCACGATCATGCCCTCAAGCCCCTGGCGCCCGAGGTCGCCGAGCGGATGCGCGGCTCCGCGGGCGAGGATCAGGGGTCGCTCATCGATGCGCTCGACTTCGTGCTGCGCCACCCCGCCGACCACGGCTGGCTGGCGGAGTTCACCCCCGCCGCGCGGGAGCGGCTGCGCGAGGCCGGTGCCGTGTTCGCGGGCCTCCGCCGGGCGGCGCGGCTGCCGATCCCGGAACTGGTGCGCCTGATCGAGCTGGAGCTGCGGCTGGATGTGGAGCTGGCCGCCAACGAAGCCCGCGGGCCGGCGCGCATCGCCTCGGAGCAGCTGCGGGCGTTCGTCGACGAGCTGCACGGGTTCCTCGCCGCCGATGAGACCGGGTCGCTCACGAGCCTGCTGGCATGGCTGGACCACGCCGAGAAGCTCGACGAGTTCGCCCCGCGCACCGAGCCGCCCGAGGACGATGTGGTGCAACTGCTGACCATCCACGGCTCCAAAGGGCTGGAGTGGGATGCCGTCGCGGTGGTGCGCCTGGTCAAGGACGAGCTGCCGTCGGCGGCGAAGGACACCAAGGGGTGGCTCGCGTTCGGTGTGCTGCCGTACGAGTTCCGCGGTGACGCGCCGTGGCTGCCGCGGCTGCAGTGGGGGCGTGAGGACGCGCCCACCCAGCAGGCGCTGAAGCTGGCGCTGGAGGACTTCATCGCCGCCCAGCGCGCCCGGCAGCTGGAGGAGGACCGGCGGCTCGCGTACGTCGCGGTCACCCGCGCCCGCGATCACCTGCTGCTGACAGGGTCGAGCTGGTCCGGCACGCGCAGTGCCCGCGACCCCAGCGTGTTCCTCGTGGAGATGGCCGACGCGCTCGGCATCGAGCCGCCCGCCCCGGTGACCGACGAGAACCCCTACCTCGGGGAGCGGCGGCTGTTGACCTGGCCGATCGACCCGCTGGGTTCACGCGCCGAGGTCGTCCGCACCGCGGCGGCCACGGTCGCCGCCGCCCGCGAGGCCGACCGCCCTGCTGCGCACCCGGAGCTGGAGCTGCTGCTGGCCGAGCGCGCCGCCAGGGCCGCCGACCGGGTGCGGTCGGCGCCCACCCGCATCCCGGCGTCGCGGTACAAGGACTTCGTCGCCGACTTCGCCGGCACGGTCGCCGCCATCGCGCGTCCGCTGCCGGAGCGACCCTTCCGGCAGACGCGGCTGGGTACGCTCTTCCACGCCTGGGTGGAGCACCGCTCCGGCCTGGTCGGCGCCGGCTCCTCCGCAGACGACGCACTGTGGGAGTCCGACGACGAATCGGCCGACGGATCCGCGCCGCTGTCGGGCGACGACGCCGCGGCGATGGCGGCCCTGAAGGAGGCGTTCGCCGCCACCGAATGGGCGCCGCTGCGCCCGATCGCGGTGGAGACCGAGATCGACTTCACCATGACCGGGCCGGATGGCCGCGACCATGTCATCATCTGCAAGCTCGACGCGGTCTACCGCCGCGGGGAGCGCATCGAGATCGTCGACTGGAAGACCGGCCGCCCTCCCGGCAGCGCCGCGGAGCGGGAGCAGCGCATGGTGCAGCTGGAGCTGTACCGCCGCGCCTACCACGAGAAGCACGGTGTGCCGATGGGGCTGATCGACGTGGCGCTGGTGTACGTCGGCGCCGGTGTGGTGCTGCGCGGGTAG
- a CDS encoding ferritin-like domain-containing protein: MGDAHRVDFEALAPDVDTFLGQATYLQLGYFETLSQLIASTPELSQKESLSLAAGAALLKHRRFVTLIRERGDDALEIMLPFREPLDAFRRATHGARPLETVLSVHITAGMLDDFYLALSSSYGETGRGAAAILAAADDRQALVDMIVAAVDADEEWRSLLAMWGRRLVGDTLLIARAALRPTTLDEADEKKVEPVFTGLLAAHSRRMGAMGLDA; the protein is encoded by the coding sequence ATGGGCGACGCGCACCGGGTCGACTTCGAGGCGCTCGCGCCCGACGTCGATACGTTCCTCGGGCAGGCCACCTACCTGCAGCTGGGCTACTTCGAGACGCTCAGCCAGCTGATCGCGTCTACCCCCGAACTGTCGCAGAAGGAATCGCTGTCGCTCGCGGCCGGCGCGGCGCTGCTCAAGCACCGCCGGTTCGTCACCCTCATCCGGGAACGAGGCGACGACGCGCTGGAGATCATGCTGCCCTTCCGGGAGCCGCTGGACGCGTTCCGCCGCGCCACCCACGGCGCGAGGCCCCTCGAGACGGTGCTGTCGGTGCACATCACCGCCGGCATGCTGGACGACTTCTACCTGGCGCTGTCCTCGAGCTACGGCGAAACGGGGCGGGGCGCCGCCGCGATCCTCGCCGCCGCCGACGACCGGCAGGCGCTCGTGGACATGATCGTCGCGGCCGTGGATGCCGACGAGGAGTGGCGGTCGCTGCTGGCGATGTGGGGGCGCCGCCTCGTGGGCGACACCCTGCTGATCGCCCGCGCGGCGCTTCGCCCCACGACGCTGGACGAAGCGGACGAGAAGAAGGTGGAGCCGGTGTTCACCGGGCTGCTCGCGGCGCACTCGCGCCGGATGGGCGCGATGGGCCTGGACGCCTGA
- a CDS encoding PfkB family carbohydrate kinase, whose product MSAAPDVVVIGEALVDIVHAPDGTRESPGGSPANVALALGRRGLRPLLVTQLADDSHGRAVRAWLDRSAVTVHVPGAPARTSTAVAHLDAEGAATYEFDIAWDLAPWRAPVTPVVHTGSIAAVLHPGADTVEQALRDARRTAAVTFDPNVRPSLITDAADVRARVARLVALSDVVKVSGEDLDWLHPGRDHRDIAREWLRAGPALVVVTEGAAGSFAVHAAGVVEAAAAPVAVVDTVGAGDTFMAALIAQLHARTGADVRARIAGWDAADIAAVLVRSAAAAAITVSRPGADPPWAHELATP is encoded by the coding sequence ATGAGCGCTGCCCCTGACGTCGTCGTGATCGGCGAAGCGCTCGTCGACATCGTCCACGCGCCGGACGGCACCCGGGAAAGTCCCGGCGGCAGTCCCGCCAACGTCGCCCTCGCCCTCGGCCGTCGGGGGCTGCGGCCGCTGCTGGTGACGCAGCTCGCCGACGACTCCCACGGCCGCGCGGTGCGCGCCTGGCTGGACCGGTCGGCCGTCACGGTCCACGTACCGGGTGCGCCGGCGCGCACCTCGACCGCCGTCGCGCATCTGGACGCCGAAGGGGCCGCGACGTACGAGTTCGACATCGCGTGGGACCTCGCGCCGTGGCGCGCGCCGGTGACGCCGGTGGTGCACACCGGCTCCATCGCCGCGGTGCTGCACCCCGGCGCCGACACGGTCGAACAGGCGCTGCGCGATGCGCGGCGGACGGCGGCGGTGACGTTCGACCCGAACGTGCGGCCCTCGCTCATCACGGACGCGGCGGACGTGCGCGCGCGGGTCGCTCGGCTGGTGGCGCTGTCGGATGTCGTCAAGGTCAGCGGCGAGGACCTCGACTGGCTGCACCCCGGGCGCGATCACCGCGACATCGCGCGGGAGTGGCTGCGCGCCGGCCCTGCGCTCGTGGTCGTCACCGAGGGCGCGGCTGGTTCGTTCGCAGTGCACGCGGCGGGGGTCGTCGAGGCAGCGGCCGCCCCGGTCGCCGTGGTCGACACCGTCGGGGCGGGGGACACCTTCATGGCGGCCCTCATCGCGCAGCTGCATGCGCGCACCGGCGCGGACGTGCGCGCGCGCATCGCCGGGTGGGATGCCGCCGACATCGCCGCGGTGCTCGTCCGCAGCGCCGCCGCCGCGGCGATCACGGTGTCCCGGCCCGGCGCCGACCCGCCGTGGGCGCACGAACTGGCGACCCCGTGA
- a CDS encoding ATP-dependent DNA helicase, whose amino-acid sequence MRHSDRRAPEPASDAAFVPDAAQRRVLDLAPQTSAVVVGAPGTGKTATLIARVHALVEAGVDPDAIVVLTSSRTAATELRDRLALAVGRATAGPLARSVASLAFQLVRAAEVHAGGEPPQLLTGADEDQLVQELLAGDAEDEASAASAPSRWPQWLPAPIRGTAGFRAEVRTFLAECTTLGLTPARLRALAERLDLPAWSSLASFATEYERVRADMRGAHRDAAGLVREAVGILRSSAPGAPVLGAFAGVRVILVDDAQELTLGGVELLEACRAHGIAVMAFGDPDVGSGTFRGASPRNFARLAATAPPLVLTAAHRGSRAQRALLASVTERIGAVGIVSHRLRPPAPEESAPADATVRAFTLRSPSEEYDAIARLLRERHLRDGVPWDRCAVIAHDTRQVAALEAELAAREVPARASGPGRALGVLRPVRDLLRLVELSARPGDQWTIDDVSDVLLGVAGGMDPVELRRLRTTLRQTELAHEGERGGQALLVSGMVRPLELDLIDTREARRAGRVARTLAQLAADHAAGATVHELLWTAWEKSGLQAPWAEAANGHGPLAEQANRDLDAVVALFQAAKRAVEREDGAPPLAFVRGILDSDVAEDRLTAPPPEASVRVLTPAGSLGLEFDTVVVSGVQDGVWPNTRLRGSLLETWRLADAVEGEDATDVLDRRRQAMHDELRLFARAVSRATARLIVTAVDDDDTGPSVLFELLPDPEPAPREAEHPLTLRGLVALHRRALTDPRAPAAARAAAPGQLALLADAGVAGADPAQWYGVAGPTSTTPLRDLAREAVRVSPSRLHTLEECQLNWVIGDLGGDPGGSVAGLGTLIHAALEHGSELDEAGLWRIVEQRWGELEFDAEWRGRAELTRARDLVRRLHRYLRDTERDGVTLLGAEPHFEVPIEIPEAGAHGAVLSGYIDRVELGPDGSVVIVDLKTGKAEPQTDKAVADNPQLAAYQLAFETGAIEAPEGARPGGAKLLVLRPTAASKEYVTPRQVPFDDETRTAFVGRVVAAVDVMRGSAFVAPYEEHCRDEHSYGLCRIHTIGAVSS is encoded by the coding sequence ATGCGACACAGCGATCGACGGGCACCCGAGCCCGCCTCCGACGCCGCCTTCGTCCCGGATGCCGCACAGCGGCGAGTGCTGGATCTGGCACCCCAGACATCGGCGGTGGTGGTCGGCGCGCCCGGGACCGGCAAGACGGCCACGCTCATCGCACGTGTGCATGCCCTCGTGGAAGCCGGCGTCGACCCCGACGCCATCGTGGTACTCACCTCCAGTCGCACCGCTGCCACCGAGCTGCGCGATCGACTCGCGCTGGCAGTGGGCCGCGCGACGGCGGGTCCGCTTGCCAGATCGGTGGCGTCGCTGGCGTTCCAGCTGGTGCGTGCGGCCGAGGTGCACGCCGGCGGCGAGCCGCCGCAGCTGCTCACCGGGGCCGATGAGGACCAGCTGGTGCAGGAACTGCTCGCCGGCGACGCCGAGGACGAGGCATCCGCGGCATCCGCCCCCTCCCGGTGGCCACAGTGGCTCCCCGCTCCCATCCGCGGTACCGCCGGCTTCCGCGCCGAGGTGCGCACCTTCCTCGCGGAGTGCACGACGCTGGGTCTCACGCCGGCCCGACTGCGCGCGCTCGCGGAGCGGCTCGACCTGCCGGCATGGTCGTCGCTGGCCTCGTTCGCGACCGAATACGAACGGGTCCGTGCCGACATGCGCGGTGCGCACCGCGACGCGGCGGGTCTCGTGCGCGAGGCGGTCGGCATCCTCCGCTCCAGCGCCCCCGGTGCGCCCGTGCTCGGCGCGTTCGCCGGGGTGCGCGTCATCCTCGTCGACGATGCGCAGGAGCTCACCCTGGGGGGAGTGGAGTTGCTGGAGGCGTGCCGCGCCCACGGCATCGCGGTCATGGCGTTCGGTGACCCCGACGTCGGGTCGGGCACCTTCCGCGGCGCCTCGCCCCGCAACTTCGCCCGCCTGGCCGCCACCGCGCCGCCGCTCGTGCTCACCGCCGCGCATCGGGGCAGCCGCGCGCAGCGGGCGCTGCTGGCGTCGGTCACCGAGCGCATCGGCGCCGTCGGCATCGTGAGCCACCGGCTGCGTCCGCCTGCGCCGGAGGAGTCCGCACCGGCGGATGCGACGGTGCGCGCGTTCACGCTGCGATCGCCGTCGGAGGAGTACGACGCCATCGCGCGGCTGCTGCGCGAACGCCACCTGCGCGACGGTGTGCCGTGGGACCGCTGCGCCGTCATCGCGCACGACACCCGTCAGGTGGCCGCGTTGGAGGCGGAGTTGGCGGCACGCGAAGTGCCGGCGCGTGCCAGCGGACCCGGCCGCGCGCTGGGCGTCTTGCGACCCGTACGCGACCTGCTGCGCCTGGTGGAGCTGTCCGCCCGTCCCGGCGACCAGTGGACCATCGACGACGTCTCCGACGTGCTGCTCGGCGTGGCAGGGGGCATGGACCCGGTGGAGCTGCGGCGACTGCGCACCACGCTGCGGCAGACCGAACTGGCCCACGAGGGCGAGCGCGGCGGGCAGGCGCTGCTGGTGTCGGGCATGGTGCGGCCGCTGGAGCTGGACCTCATCGACACCCGTGAGGCGCGTCGTGCGGGGCGGGTGGCACGCACCCTGGCGCAGCTGGCGGCCGACCACGCCGCCGGGGCCACCGTGCACGAACTGCTGTGGACGGCGTGGGAGAAATCGGGCCTGCAGGCTCCCTGGGCCGAAGCGGCCAACGGTCACGGGCCGCTGGCGGAGCAGGCCAACCGCGACCTGGACGCGGTGGTCGCGCTGTTCCAGGCCGCCAAGCGGGCCGTCGAGCGGGAGGACGGCGCCCCGCCGCTGGCATTCGTACGCGGCATCCTCGACAGCGATGTCGCTGAGGACCGCCTGACCGCGCCGCCGCCGGAAGCCTCGGTGCGGGTGCTCACCCCCGCCGGTTCGCTCGGGCTGGAGTTCGACACCGTCGTGGTCAGCGGCGTGCAGGACGGGGTGTGGCCCAACACCCGGCTGCGCGGCAGTCTGCTGGAGACCTGGCGGCTCGCCGACGCAGTGGAGGGGGAGGATGCCACCGACGTCCTCGACCGCCGGCGCCAGGCGATGCACGACGAACTGCGCCTGTTCGCCCGCGCCGTCTCCCGTGCCACGGCTCGGCTCATCGTCACCGCCGTCGATGACGATGACACCGGGCCGAGCGTGCTGTTCGAACTGCTGCCCGACCCGGAGCCGGCACCCCGCGAGGCGGAGCATCCGCTGACGCTGCGAGGCCTCGTGGCGCTGCACCGACGGGCGCTGACGGACCCGCGCGCCCCCGCCGCGGCGCGGGCGGCCGCCCCGGGTCAGCTCGCGCTGCTGGCCGACGCGGGCGTCGCCGGGGCGGACCCTGCGCAGTGGTACGGCGTGGCAGGCCCCACCTCCACCACGCCGCTGCGCGACCTCGCCCGCGAAGCGGTGCGGGTGTCTCCCTCGCGGCTGCACACGCTCGAGGAGTGCCAGCTCAACTGGGTGATCGGCGACCTCGGCGGCGATCCCGGCGGGTCGGTGGCGGGGCTGGGGACGCTCATCCACGCTGCCCTCGAGCACGGCTCTGAACTGGACGAAGCGGGCCTGTGGCGCATTGTGGAGCAACGGTGGGGCGAGCTGGAATTCGATGCCGAGTGGCGGGGGCGTGCCGAACTCACCCGCGCTCGCGACCTGGTGCGGCGGCTGCACCGGTACCTGCGGGACACCGAACGCGACGGCGTGACGCTGCTGGGCGCGGAACCGCACTTCGAAGTGCCCATCGAGATCCCCGAAGCCGGCGCGCACGGCGCGGTCCTCAGCGGTTACATCGACCGGGTGGAGCTCGGCCCCGACGGGTCGGTCGTCATCGTTGACCTGAAGACCGGCAAGGCCGAGCCGCAGACCGACAAGGCCGTCGCCGACAACCCGCAGCTGGCGGCGTACCAGCTCGCCTTCGAAACCGGCGCGATCGAGGCGCCCGAGGGGGCGCGGCCCGGCGGCGCGAAGCTGCTGGTGCTGCGGCCCACCGCGGCATCCAAGGAGTACGTCACGCCGCGCCAGGTGCCCTTCGACGACGAGACGCGCACCGCGTTCGTCGGCCGGGTCGTCGCGGCCGTCGACGTGATGCGCGGCAGCGCGTTCGTCGCCCCCTACGAGGAGCACTGCCGCGATGAGCATTCCTATGGCTTGTGCCGCATCCACACGATCGGGGCGGTGAGCTCGTGA